The following are encoded together in the Vibrio zhugei genome:
- the ygfZ gene encoding tRNA-modifying protein YgfZ, protein MTMTTPVTPLSLSTQERLPELMIAPLTSWSAITLLGDDQTSYLQGQVTCDVAALATQESSLGAHCDPKGKVWSIFRLFHHRGGYALFQPLSGLETELKEIKKYAVFSKVTIEQTQDVALGIMGEGAQQWIDQITPDTQGNVRAIAGGTAVKVSDQRWLLLVAPDNAEGFIDNFHGKVVTDDIWTRYDIEEARPVLDAHNQNAHIPQALNLHALQGISFNKGCYTGQETVARAKFRGTNKRAMYIVSGNISAPLNTQDPIAMERAVGDNWRSANTLLTHYSFNDNRAIGLMILPNNLEADTVLRIAEQPDTRWRIEPLPYSLDDTE, encoded by the coding sequence ATGACTATGACAACACCAGTGACACCGCTATCACTTTCCACGCAAGAGCGTCTTCCTGAACTTATGATCGCCCCCCTGACGTCATGGAGTGCGATAACACTGTTAGGTGACGATCAAACCAGCTATTTGCAAGGTCAGGTGACCTGCGATGTCGCGGCTTTAGCAACGCAGGAGAGTAGCTTAGGCGCACATTGTGATCCAAAAGGAAAAGTATGGTCCATCTTTCGGTTATTTCATCATCGCGGTGGCTACGCGCTTTTTCAACCGTTATCGGGACTCGAAACCGAACTGAAAGAAATCAAAAAGTACGCGGTCTTTTCAAAAGTGACCATTGAACAAACACAAGATGTCGCATTGGGTATCATGGGCGAAGGAGCCCAACAATGGATTGATCAGATCACACCAGACACTCAAGGCAATGTCCGTGCGATCGCGGGGGGCACGGCGGTCAAGGTTTCCGACCAGCGTTGGTTATTACTGGTGGCACCAGATAACGCCGAAGGCTTTATTGATAACTTTCATGGTAAAGTGGTCACCGACGATATATGGACGCGTTACGATATCGAAGAAGCACGTCCCGTTCTCGATGCACACAATCAGAATGCTCACATCCCGCAAGCGCTTAACCTACACGCACTGCAAGGCATAAGCTTCAATAAAGGGTGCTACACCGGACAAGAGACCGTTGCGCGCGCTAAATTCCGCGGCACGAATAAACGTGCCATGTATATCGTTTCTGGAAATATTAGCGCTCCGCTCAATACGCAAGACCCCATTGCCATGGAGCGAGCCGTTGGCGACAACTGGCGCAGTGCCAATACATTATTAACCCATTACAGCTTCAACGATAATCGCGCAATAGGGCTCATGATTCTACCCAACAATTTGGAGGCTGATACCGTACTGCGTATCGCCGAACAACCAGATACTCGCTGGCGCATTGAGCCACTCCCCTATTCATTGGACGACACTGAATAA
- the nadB gene encoding L-aspartate oxidase codes for MSANREHQCDVLVVGSGAAGLSLALRLAKNCHVIVLSKGPLSEGSTYYAQGGIAAVFDEDDSIDSHVQDTLIAGDGLCEEASVRFIAENARECVQWLIDGGVPFDRLDNQHDNTPRYHLTREGGHSHRRILHAADATGMALQSSLQDNVQKQDNIDVFERHNVLDLITETVAGEKTVRGAYVWNRHDEHVETIKAKFVVVATGGASKVYQYTSNPDISSGDGIAMAWRAGCRVANLEFNQFHPTCLYHPDARNFLLTEALRGEGAYLRRPDGSRFMLDFDERAELAPRDVVARAIDYEMKRLGADCMYLDITHKPAEFIEKHFPMIHARLMDLGIDMTKEPIPIVPAAHYTCGGVVVDRNGHTDIANLYAIGEVSYTGLHGANRMASNSLLECVVYAWSAAKHIVNRLADVAMPTALPPWDESQVSCSDEEVVIQHNWHELRLFMWDYMGIVRTDKRLERALHRIQLLQKETHEYYSHFRVSNNLIELSNLLQVADLMVQCAMKRKESRGLHYTLDYPEKLAESGPTILTPPH; via the coding sequence ATGAGCGCTAATCGTGAACATCAGTGTGATGTGTTAGTGGTCGGTAGTGGTGCAGCGGGTTTATCCTTGGCATTACGTCTTGCGAAAAACTGCCATGTCATCGTATTAAGTAAAGGGCCTCTTAGTGAGGGATCCACCTATTACGCGCAAGGAGGCATTGCGGCGGTCTTTGATGAAGACGACAGCATTGACTCCCACGTTCAAGATACTCTCATTGCCGGAGATGGCTTATGTGAAGAAGCCAGCGTTCGCTTCATCGCCGAGAATGCTCGCGAATGTGTCCAGTGGCTCATCGACGGTGGTGTTCCATTTGATCGCCTCGACAACCAACACGATAACACTCCCCGCTATCACCTAACTCGCGAAGGTGGACACAGTCATCGACGCATCCTTCATGCCGCGGATGCAACCGGAATGGCGTTACAATCTTCACTGCAAGATAACGTTCAGAAACAAGATAATATCGATGTTTTCGAACGCCATAATGTGCTGGATCTGATCACCGAAACCGTCGCTGGTGAAAAAACAGTCAGAGGCGCCTACGTGTGGAACCGCCACGATGAACATGTAGAAACCATCAAAGCCAAATTTGTCGTTGTCGCCACGGGCGGTGCCTCAAAAGTCTATCAATATACATCAAACCCTGACATCTCCTCTGGCGATGGTATTGCGATGGCATGGCGGGCGGGATGTCGAGTGGCCAATTTAGAATTCAATCAGTTTCATCCCACGTGTTTATACCACCCAGATGCACGCAACTTTCTTTTAACCGAAGCGTTGCGTGGAGAAGGGGCCTATTTACGCCGTCCCGATGGCTCGCGCTTTATGTTGGACTTTGATGAGCGTGCCGAATTGGCGCCACGTGATGTCGTCGCTCGAGCGATCGATTACGAAATGAAGCGACTTGGCGCGGATTGCATGTACTTAGATATCACGCACAAACCCGCCGAGTTCATTGAGAAACATTTCCCGATGATTCATGCTCGTCTCATGGATTTAGGCATCGATATGACCAAAGAGCCGATCCCTATCGTGCCTGCTGCTCACTACACCTGTGGTGGCGTTGTGGTTGATCGTAATGGTCATACCGATATCGCCAATTTATATGCGATAGGTGAAGTCAGCTACACTGGATTACACGGTGCCAACCGTATGGCATCCAACTCGTTACTCGAGTGTGTGGTCTACGCTTGGTCTGCCGCTAAACATATCGTTAACCGTTTAGCCGATGTCGCCATGCCAACGGCCTTACCTCCTTGGGATGAAAGTCAGGTGTCGTGCTCCGATGAAGAAGTGGTCATCCAACATAACTGGCATGAATTGCGCTTGTTTATGTGGGATTACATGGGCATTGTTCGTACCGATAAGCGCCTTGAGCGTGCCCTGCACCGTATTCAACTGCTGCAAAAAGAAACCCATGAATACTATAGCCATTTCCGTGTCTCGAATAACCTTATCGAACTGAGCAACCTGCTGCAAGTTGCTGACTTAATGGTGCAATGCGCCATGAAGCGGAAGGAAAGTCGTGGGCTGCATTACACGCTCGATTACCCTGAAAAACTGGCCGAGAGCGGCCCGACGATTCTAACCCCACCCCACTAA
- the rpoE gene encoding RNA polymerase sigma factor RpoE, producing MNEQLTDQVLIERVQNGDKQAFNLLVLRYQNKVCNLISRYVSNSGDVADVAQEAFIKAYRAIPTFRGDSAFYTWLYRIAVNTAKNHIVAQNRRPPANDVDAEDAEFYESGSALKEISNPENLTLSKELKKVVFGAIEALPEDLKTAMTLRELDGLSYEDIAQVMDCPVGTVRSRIFRAREAVEKKIKPLL from the coding sequence ATGAACGAGCAACTGACCGATCAAGTATTGATTGAGCGAGTTCAGAACGGAGATAAACAGGCTTTCAATTTGTTAGTGCTACGCTATCAAAACAAAGTATGTAATCTTATTTCTAGGTATGTGAGCAATTCGGGAGACGTTGCCGACGTCGCGCAAGAAGCGTTTATTAAAGCGTATCGAGCGATACCGACCTTTCGTGGAGATAGTGCGTTTTATACCTGGCTGTATCGCATCGCTGTCAATACTGCTAAAAATCATATTGTGGCTCAGAATCGCCGCCCACCGGCCAATGATGTTGATGCGGAAGATGCTGAGTTTTATGAATCAGGAAGTGCTTTAAAAGAAATTTCGAACCCTGAAAACTTAACGCTGTCTAAAGAGTTAAAGAAGGTGGTGTTTGGAGCGATAGAAGCCTTACCTGAGGATTTAAAAACGGCAATGACGTTACGTGAGCTTGATGGTTTAAGCTATGAAGATATTGCTCAAGTGATGGATTGCCCTGTAGGCACGGTACGCTCGCGTATTTTCCGTGCTCGTGAAGCGGTAGAGAAGAAGATAAAACCTTTGCTCTAA
- a CDS encoding YecA family protein encodes MSDNKLPDYNLLTAELKQASIAINAAELHGLLTGMLSGGLVVTDKTWQAVLFDYTNDGMAWPSQLLKQAETLLELTHEEVSELSLSLSLLIPDSDDSADVMIVADGVADWVSHFISGLGLSKAEVKKGSATAKEALGDLEEISKLGVDEEDDLKEQAELLEHVIEHVKACALAIHAEFAVRAQEPTQPTLH; translated from the coding sequence ATGAGTGATAATAAACTGCCTGATTACAACCTTCTTACTGCAGAGCTAAAGCAAGCTAGTATTGCGATTAATGCGGCTGAGCTGCATGGCTTGTTAACTGGAATGCTTTCTGGGGGGCTGGTTGTGACAGACAAAACCTGGCAAGCCGTGTTGTTTGATTATACCAATGACGGTATGGCTTGGCCGAGTCAACTTTTGAAGCAAGCGGAAACGTTGTTGGAACTGACTCATGAAGAGGTGAGTGAACTCAGTTTGTCACTCAGCTTGCTGATCCCTGATTCTGATGATAGCGCTGATGTGATGATCGTCGCGGACGGTGTCGCCGATTGGGTGAGTCACTTTATTTCAGGTTTGGGTTTGAGCAAAGCGGAAGTGAAGAAAGGGTCGGCAACGGCGAAAGAAGCGTTGGGCGACCTTGAAGAGATCTCGAAGCTCGGCGTCGATGAAGAAGATGACTTGAAAGAACAAGCGGAATTGTTGGAACATGTGATTGAACACGTTAAAGCGTGTGCACTAGCAATACACGCGGAATTTGCTGTGCGCGCTCAAGAACCAACGCAACCCACATTGCATTAA
- a CDS encoding succinate dehydrogenase assembly factor 2 → MYSVEQKARIKWACRRGMLELDVVMMPFFDECFDSLTLDEKNNFVSLLECDDPDLFQWIMGHGRSDNLKHAAMVDKIVAYNLSKTR, encoded by the coding sequence ATGTATTCTGTAGAACAAAAAGCTCGAATTAAATGGGCATGCCGCCGCGGGATGTTAGAACTCGATGTGGTCATGATGCCGTTTTTTGATGAGTGTTTTGATAGCTTGACGCTAGATGAAAAAAATAACTTCGTGTCTTTGTTAGAATGTGATGATCCCGACTTATTTCAATGGATTATGGGGCACGGTCGCTCTGATAACCTGAAACATGCTGCTATGGTTGATAAAATTGTCGCCTACAACCTCAGCAAAACACGTTAA
- the rseB gene encoding sigma-E factor regulatory protein RseB, protein MKKFLISVVMLLGLNSTNAFADTVSAKALLHQMSQASQQLNYELSYILIKKNSIEPLLYRHAHEKDQQFAHLLYLSGPVREVIRRGNEISYIEPGVKPFTIVSHHMVAPLIPMLNSKIDELSDYYDFVNIGRDREAGTPCNVIRIVPKDGLRYSYVLWVGEHSHLPLRADLVSRDGEVLEQYRTISYSVSDKLVKIMSGLENVHLPAVSDIPNSRVEQAPWKVTWVPDGFKSLEINRYRMVITDRVVENQMFSDGLFNFSVYVSKKDEHSLSNQLIRQGRRTLQTVTQGQYEISVVGDLPPRTAQRIAKSVTFTTQKAN, encoded by the coding sequence ATGAAAAAGTTTCTGATCAGTGTTGTGATGCTGCTCGGTTTGAACTCAACAAATGCCTTTGCGGATACTGTGTCTGCCAAGGCATTGTTGCATCAAATGAGTCAAGCCAGCCAACAGCTTAATTATGAGCTGTCTTATATCTTGATTAAGAAAAACAGTATTGAACCACTGCTCTATCGTCATGCTCATGAAAAGGATCAGCAGTTTGCTCACTTGCTGTATCTCAGTGGACCTGTCCGAGAGGTCATTCGTCGCGGTAATGAAATCAGTTATATTGAACCCGGCGTGAAGCCTTTTACGATTGTTTCTCACCACATGGTTGCGCCATTAATCCCGATGCTCAATAGTAAAATTGACGAACTCAGTGACTATTATGATTTCGTCAACATCGGTCGCGATCGCGAAGCGGGAACGCCATGTAATGTCATTCGTATTGTGCCGAAAGATGGTCTACGTTATTCCTATGTGCTTTGGGTTGGCGAACACAGCCATTTACCGTTGCGTGCTGATTTAGTCTCGCGCGATGGCGAAGTTCTTGAACAGTATCGAACCATTTCATATTCAGTCAGTGACAAGCTGGTTAAAATTATGTCTGGTTTAGAAAATGTGCATCTGCCAGCTGTATCGGATATTCCCAATAGCCGTGTCGAGCAAGCACCTTGGAAGGTTACTTGGGTACCCGATGGCTTTAAGTCACTCGAGATTAATCGCTATCGTATGGTGATTACTGATCGAGTGGTCGAAAATCAAATGTTCTCAGACGGGCTGTTTAATTTTTCGGTATATGTATCGAAAAAAGACGAACATTCCTTGAGTAATCAATTGATTCGTCAAGGGCGTAGAACGCTACAAACGGTCACTCAAGGTCAATATGAAATATCTGTCGTTGGCGATTTACCTCCTAGAACCGCACAACGTATTGCGAAGTCTGTGACCTTCACGACTCAAAAGGCGAATTAG
- the ubiH gene encoding 2-octaprenyl-6-methoxyphenyl hydroxylase, giving the protein MKTFDVVIAGGAMAGGTLALAISQLSHQTLSVAVIEAYQHDNQAHPGFDSRAIALSHGTAETLKQFGIWPHLSEVVTPIKHIHVSDRHHFGMTEIDHNDVDLDALGYVVELIDVGNVYRQQLSQHDNITVFCPDKVEEVERHQDHVTVSLSSGETVKGQLLVAADGAFSTCSDLIGLDYTDHDFEQYAVIANVVPSEPHLGRAFERFTENGPIAMLPMSDNRLSLVWCVPADKVAELMTESDDEFLAELQQAFGWRLGEFQRVGQRANYPLQLRVRDKNISHRFAIVGNAGQTLHPIAGQGFNLGIRDVATLAEEITATEQIGEYAQLVRFQRRREQDRHATISLTSSLVHLFSNQWLTLALGRNLGLFTVDNFPQLKTPLLKRTLGIVNR; this is encoded by the coding sequence GTGAAAACATTTGATGTAGTCATCGCTGGTGGCGCCATGGCGGGAGGAACGCTTGCTTTGGCGATTAGTCAATTGAGTCATCAAACCTTGTCTGTTGCTGTGATTGAAGCTTATCAGCATGATAATCAAGCTCACCCCGGATTTGATTCTCGTGCGATTGCTTTATCGCATGGCACGGCTGAAACCTTAAAACAATTTGGGATATGGCCACATTTATCAGAGGTGGTGACACCGATTAAACACATCCATGTTTCTGACCGTCATCATTTTGGTATGACGGAGATTGATCACAATGATGTTGATTTAGATGCGTTAGGCTATGTTGTTGAGTTAATTGATGTGGGTAACGTCTATCGTCAGCAGTTGTCACAGCATGACAACATTACTGTGTTTTGCCCTGACAAGGTTGAAGAGGTCGAACGTCATCAAGACCATGTGACCGTCTCTTTATCGAGTGGTGAGACGGTCAAAGGTCAATTATTGGTGGCCGCTGATGGGGCGTTTTCAACATGCAGCGACTTGATTGGGCTTGATTATACCGATCACGATTTTGAACAATATGCGGTAATCGCCAATGTTGTCCCCAGTGAACCGCATCTCGGCCGAGCCTTTGAGCGATTTACGGAAAATGGACCGATTGCAATGTTGCCGATGAGCGATAATCGTCTGTCTCTTGTGTGGTGTGTCCCTGCCGATAAAGTGGCGGAGTTGATGACCGAGTCTGACGACGAGTTTCTGGCCGAGTTACAACAGGCTTTCGGTTGGCGATTAGGCGAGTTTCAGCGTGTCGGGCAGCGCGCGAATTATCCGTTGCAACTGCGAGTGCGCGATAAGAATATCAGTCATCGTTTTGCGATCGTGGGTAACGCGGGGCAAACCTTGCATCCGATCGCAGGCCAAGGCTTCAATCTTGGTATTCGTGATGTGGCGACATTAGCGGAAGAAATTACGGCCACTGAGCAGATCGGTGAATATGCACAGTTGGTGCGTTTTCAGCGTCGCCGCGAGCAGGATCGCCACGCCACAATATCTTTGACGTCTTCATTAGTTCATCTCTTTTCAAATCAATGGTTAACGTTAGCGTTGGGCCGTAACTTGGGCCTATTCACCGTCGATAATTTCCCTCAGTTGAAAACGCCGTTATTAAAGCGCACGTTAGGGATCGTTAACCGATAA
- the zapA gene encoding cell division protein ZapA produces MSNQAVDVEILGKITRVNCPEGQKDSLINAAMDLDQRLKEMAERTKVTNEVKLLTIAALNISYELNAAKQEQSDNAKMQQRMEQLAEALEDALSKVKQG; encoded by the coding sequence ATGAGTAATCAAGCGGTTGACGTTGAAATTTTAGGAAAAATCACTAGAGTTAATTGTCCGGAAGGGCAAAAAGATTCATTGATTAATGCCGCTATGGATCTCGATCAACGATTGAAAGAAATGGCTGAACGTACTAAAGTAACTAATGAAGTGAAGTTACTGACTATCGCCGCATTGAATATTAGCTATGAGCTCAACGCAGCTAAGCAAGAACAAAGCGATAATGCAAAAATGCAACAGCGAATGGAGCAACTCGCTGAAGCGTTGGAAGACGCACTGAGTAAGGTCAAGCAAGGATAG
- a CDS encoding FAD-dependent 2-octaprenylphenol hydroxylase gives MMQSVDIAIVGGGMVGLALAAAFKHTDLRVAVIEGTVPNDTLSDMPDVRVSALSRSTEMILRNLNAWNGVMARRAAPYQAMEVWEQDSFARIEFSAEQMIQPNLGHIVENRVIQLSLLEQVKTQANVSLYMPATVTSLAIGESESWLSLDDGQAITAKLVVGADGANSWVRKQLDIPLTHWDYGHSAVVANVRTSTAHDSVARQIFTPDGPLAFLPFADPHLSSIVWSTDPVRAERLLEMSDAQFNKVLTAEFDVRLGVCEVVAERQAFPLKMRYARDFVVDRVALVGDAAHTIHPLAGQGVNLGLLDAASLAQEVIAIWENGQDIGAKRHLRNYERWRKAEAAKMITAMQGFKDLFEGNNPAKKLIRGLGMRLVGQLPGAKDEIMKRALGLKGELPDLAKGLVSVHH, from the coding sequence ATGATGCAAAGTGTGGATATTGCGATAGTGGGTGGTGGTATGGTTGGGTTAGCTTTGGCAGCAGCCTTTAAACATACTGATCTGAGAGTGGCAGTCATCGAAGGTACTGTGCCCAATGACACATTGAGTGACATGCCGGATGTTCGAGTTTCGGCATTAAGTCGTTCTACCGAGATGATTTTGCGTAACCTTAATGCTTGGAATGGGGTGATGGCTCGTCGAGCGGCACCTTATCAAGCAATGGAAGTGTGGGAACAAGACAGTTTCGCACGCATTGAATTCAGTGCAGAGCAAATGATTCAACCTAACTTGGGTCATATTGTCGAGAATAGAGTGATTCAATTATCCCTGCTCGAGCAAGTCAAAACGCAAGCGAATGTTTCTTTATACATGCCCGCAACAGTGACGTCGTTGGCGATCGGGGAAAGCGAATCGTGGTTGTCACTCGATGACGGTCAGGCGATCACTGCCAAGTTGGTGGTCGGAGCGGACGGTGCCAATTCTTGGGTACGCAAACAACTCGATATACCATTAACGCATTGGGATTATGGACACAGTGCGGTTGTGGCGAATGTGCGCACGAGTACGGCTCACGATTCGGTTGCTCGTCAGATCTTTACCCCTGATGGTCCATTAGCCTTTTTACCCTTTGCCGATCCCCATTTAAGCTCGATTGTTTGGTCAACCGATCCAGTGCGAGCTGAGCGTTTGCTTGAGATGAGTGATGCCCAATTCAATAAAGTACTAACGGCTGAGTTTGATGTTCGGCTTGGTGTTTGTGAGGTAGTTGCTGAGCGCCAAGCCTTTCCGTTGAAAATGCGTTATGCCCGCGATTTCGTTGTTGATAGAGTGGCACTGGTGGGAGATGCGGCGCATACCATTCATCCATTAGCTGGTCAGGGCGTGAATTTAGGCCTGTTGGATGCGGCCAGTCTTGCACAAGAAGTGATCGCGATATGGGAAAATGGGCAAGATATTGGTGCAAAACGCCACTTACGCAACTATGAGCGTTGGCGTAAAGCCGAAGCCGCGAAAATGATTACCGCAATGCAAGGGTTCAAAGATTTGTTCGAGGGAAATAATCCAGCGAAGAAATTAATTCGTGGTTTGGGAATGCGTCTGGTTGGTCAGCTACCAGGGGCGAAAGATGAAATTATGAAGCGTGCACTGGGTCTCAAAGGTGAGTTACCTGATTTAGCGAAAGGTCTTGTTAGCGTGCATCACTGA
- a CDS encoding 5-formyltetrahydrofolate cyclo-ligase, translated as MQQSRQHIRSHIRQQRQQLTPDFQQQAAHTLAQQCLAMPAFLNSQHIALYLSNDGELDTTPLIHALWQQDKHLYLPVLHPFSAGHLLFLHYTQDSVMVNNRFGIAEPKLDQRDILPAAQLDLICTPLVAFDRHCQRLGMGGGYYDRTLRPWFETGQGAKPVGLAHDCQRIEHVPVEPWDIPLPTIITPTTIW; from the coding sequence ATGCAACAGTCTCGACAACATATTCGCTCTCATATCCGACAGCAGCGCCAACAGCTCACTCCTGACTTTCAACAGCAAGCGGCTCATACACTCGCTCAACAATGCTTAGCAATGCCTGCGTTTCTCAACAGCCAACATATCGCCCTGTACTTAAGCAATGATGGCGAGTTAGATACAACACCGCTCATTCATGCATTATGGCAGCAAGACAAACACCTCTATTTACCTGTACTTCACCCTTTCTCTGCTGGACACTTACTTTTTCTGCACTACACGCAAGATAGCGTGATGGTGAACAATCGCTTTGGTATTGCTGAGCCAAAGCTCGACCAACGCGACATTCTTCCCGCCGCTCAGTTAGACCTTATTTGTACACCACTGGTCGCGTTTGATCGTCACTGCCAACGCTTAGGCATGGGAGGCGGCTATTATGACCGCACACTGCGTCCATGGTTCGAAACCGGACAAGGCGCTAAACCCGTAGGTCTCGCTCATGACTGCCAACGTATTGAACACGTGCCAGTGGAACCTTGGGATATTCCGTTGCCAACCATCATAACGCCCACCACAATTTGGTAA
- a CDS encoding RseA family anti-sigma factor gives MADKEKLSALMDGEMIDKSLIQELEADRDALDTWKHYHLIGDVLRGDAPETVEWNIAESVALALENEPAHNAYHNSQSDVVPLEAQPKPVKARRQLPTWLSQLGQVGVAACVSLVVILGVQQYGSEDQAASASQNDQIPVLQTIPLSGTAEPVSLTRNSIHRQGSEDNMQVQRRRVNALLQDYELQLRLNSERQSASHDAQ, from the coding sequence ATGGCTGACAAAGAAAAACTATCAGCATTAATGGATGGAGAAATGATCGATAAATCGCTGATCCAAGAATTGGAAGCGGATCGTGATGCTCTCGACACCTGGAAACATTATCATTTGATTGGTGATGTTTTACGTGGTGATGCTCCGGAAACCGTGGAGTGGAATATTGCTGAAAGTGTCGCACTTGCGTTGGAAAACGAACCTGCGCATAACGCTTATCACAATAGCCAAAGCGATGTTGTTCCTCTTGAGGCGCAACCGAAACCCGTCAAGGCTCGCCGTCAGTTACCAACTTGGCTAAGTCAGTTAGGGCAGGTCGGTGTGGCTGCTTGCGTATCGCTGGTGGTGATTCTTGGGGTGCAGCAATATGGTAGCGAAGATCAAGCAGCGTCTGCCTCACAAAATGATCAGATTCCAGTATTACAAACCATCCCTTTATCTGGTACTGCTGAGCCCGTTAGCTTGACGCGTAATTCTATTCATCGTCAAGGTAGTGAAGACAACATGCAGGTGCAACGTCGCCGAGTGAACGCGCTGTTGCAAGATTATGAACTCCAACTGAGGTTGAATAGTGAGAGGCAGAGTGCGTCTCATGATGCTCAATAA
- the rpiA gene encoding ribose-5-phosphate isomerase RpiA: MTQDEMKKAAGWAALQYVEKGSIVGVGTGSTVNHFIDALGSIKDDIEGAVSSSEASTEKLKALGIEVFDCNQVSHLDVYVDGADEINPYKDMIKGGGAALTREKIVAAIADKFVCIVDDSKTVDILGQFPLPVEVIPMARSYIGREIVKLGGDPAYREGVITDNGNIIIDIHNMNIANPKELERQLNALPGVVTNGLFAARGADIVIVGSPQGTRIIQ, encoded by the coding sequence ATGACGCAAGATGAAATGAAAAAAGCCGCGGGTTGGGCCGCTCTACAATACGTAGAAAAAGGCAGTATTGTCGGGGTAGGCACAGGTTCAACCGTGAATCACTTCATTGATGCGCTTGGCTCGATAAAAGACGATATTGAAGGTGCCGTGTCTAGCTCAGAAGCCTCAACAGAAAAATTGAAGGCGTTAGGCATTGAAGTGTTCGATTGTAACCAAGTATCTCATCTAGATGTGTATGTCGACGGTGCTGATGAGATTAATCCCTATAAAGACATGATCAAAGGCGGTGGTGCAGCCTTGACTCGTGAAAAAATTGTCGCCGCCATTGCCGATAAATTTGTCTGCATTGTCGATGACTCTAAAACCGTCGATATCCTTGGGCAATTTCCACTGCCTGTCGAAGTGATCCCAATGGCTCGTTCCTATATTGGTCGAGAGATCGTTAAACTCGGCGGTGATCCGGCCTACCGTGAAGGCGTGATTACCGATAACGGTAATATCATTATTGATATTCATAATATGAACATCGCCAATCCTAAAGAATTAGAGCGTCAATTGAATGCTCTCCCTGGTGTCGTGACCAATGGGTTATTTGCCGCACGCGGAGCCGATATTGTCATCGTAGGCTCCCCTCAAGGCACGCGCATCATTCAGTAG
- a CDS encoding DUF1107 domain-containing protein → MRLFTHYAPSMIAKHITRLFKGNIYINDIGKFEFDNGKLILPSCADTRHYQAVNEINQEVKKLRCSVSN, encoded by the coding sequence ATGAGACTGTTTACGCACTACGCTCCTAGTATGATTGCTAAACATATCACTCGGCTTTTTAAAGGAAACATCTACATTAATGATATCGGTAAATTTGAGTTTGATAATGGCAAACTCATCCTTCCATCGTGTGCAGATACTCGACATTATCAAGCAGTCAATGAAATCAACCAAGAAGTAAAAAAACTACGCTGCTCTGTATCTAACTGA